In Equus przewalskii isolate Varuska chromosome 15, EquPr2, whole genome shotgun sequence, a single genomic region encodes these proteins:
- the SLC41A3 gene encoding solute carrier family 41 member 3 isoform X12: MLMVCIVIGARKLGINPDNIATPLAASLGDLVTLSILAFVSSFFYKHRDSRHLTLLVCIGFTALTPVWVLIAKQNPPIVKILKFGWFPIILAMVISSFGGLILNKTISKPQFKGMAVFTPIICGVGGNLVAIQTSRISTYLHTWSTPGVLPLGMKKFWPNPCSTFCTSEINSMSARVLLFLVVPGHLIFFCVIYLVEGHSVPNSKTFVVFYLLAGLIQVKMTAAAAKQHSLVCQPAGSVLCLDEMPKERGWGFLYLRTQFPSSRGQVNLFQPKGVTQTVAAGDNPAIPGRSDGSADVAPCPGSRQSLYSIPHRAGGPPRDWPPGTLLSCQLGIEERGRASWHLRTGVGTSSMSPGNPSSVGFPSHQWGTEGRFSLAALLCSGPLSVC; the protein is encoded by the exons ATGCTCATGGTCTGCATAGTGATTGGCGCTCGAAAGCTTGGGATCAACCCAGACAACATCGCTACACCCCTTGCAGCCAGCCTGGGAGACCTCGTCACGTTGTCCATCCTGGCTTTCGTTAGCAGCTTCTTCTATAAACACAGAG acAGTCGGCATCTGACGCTGCTGGTCTGCATCGGCTTCACGGCCTTGACCCCTGTGTGGGTCCTCATTGCCAAGCAAAACCCACCCATCGTGAAGATTCTGAAGTTTGGGTGGTTCCCAATCATCCTAGCAATGGTCATCAGCAG TTTTGGAGGGCTCATCTTGAACAAAACCATTTCTAAACCGCAGTTCAAAGGCATGGCTGTGTTTACTCCTATCATATGTG GTGTTGGTGGCAATCTGGTGGCCATTCAGACCAGTCGGATCTCCACCTACCTGCACACATGGAGCACGCCTGGGGTCCTGCCCCTcgggatgaaaaagttctggccTAACCCGTGCTCCACTTTCTGCACCTCAG AAATCAATTCCATGTCAGCCCGAGTCCTGCTCTTTCTGGTGGTTCCAGGCCATCTgattttcttctgtgtcatctacctGGTGGAAGGCCATTCGGTCCCAAACAGCAAGACCTTTGTGGTGTTCTATCTACTAGCAGGGCTGATCCAGGTAAAGATGACCGCAGCAGCAGCAAAGCAACATTCTTTGGTCTGTCAGCCAGCAggctctgtcctctgcctggatGAGATGCCGAAGGAGCGGGGGTGGGGGTTCCTGTACCTGCGGACACAGTTCCCGTCTTCCAGGGGTCAAGTCAACTTGTTCCAGCCCAAAGGTGTGACCCAGACAGTGGCAGCAG GTGACAATCCTGCTATACCTGGCAGAAGTGATGGTTCGGCTGACGTGGCACCATGCCCTGGATCCAGACAATCACTGTATTCCATACCTCACAGGGCTGGGGGACCTCCTAGGGACTGGCCTCCTGGCACTCTGCTTTCTTGTCAGCTGGGTATTGAGGAGCGAGGCAGAGCTAGTTGGCATCTCCGAACCGGTGTCGGGACCTCCTCAATGAGCCCAGGCAACCCCAGTTCAGTAGGATTTCCCTCACACCAATGGGGCACAGAAGGCAGGTTCTCCCTGGCCGCCCTGCTCTGCAGTGGCCCTTTGTCAGTCTGCTGA